Proteins co-encoded in one Bacillus sp. FSL H8-0547 genomic window:
- a CDS encoding LTA synthase family protein, producing the protein MNKLFAKGFLNKHLGFFIFAVVLLWIKTYAAYQTEFSLGIDNAIQQFLLFVNPISSAVLFLGLALFAKGKKAFIWIIIIDFLMSFLLYANLVYYRFFNDFITVPTLTQTKNAGDLGQSLGALVKPYDVLYFLDVVILMVLVFGKFVKPENVRMKGKRVATVIVSAFVLFGANLALAEMDRPQLLTRTFDRNYLVKYLGMYNYTIYDAIQSSKSSAQRALADSNDVTEVLNYTKATQAKPNPEYFGKAEGMNVIYISLESLQTFAIDYKINGEEVTPFLNSLTKDKNTLYFDNFFHQTGQGKTSDAEFMVENSLYPLPQGAVFTTKAENTYQAAPAIMDQKGYSTGVFHGNYKSFWNRDVMYKSLGYEQFFDAEYYSMKEEDVVNYGLKDKPFFEESIPLLKSMEQPFYTKFISLTNHFPYPIEEDEATIDPHTTGDGSVDRYFQTARYMDESLQQFFEDLKKSGMYDNTMIVMYGDHYGISENHNKAMSQVMGKEINGFEHAQLQRVPLFIHAPGLKGGQQHQFGGTVDIRPTVLNLLGVDTKDYIQMGTDLMSKDHQQVVPFRNGDFVTPEFTSVDGKFYDTKTGDLVKENEEIQQTEEMVDKKLTISDKIVYGDLLRFHTPEGFKKVDPNQYRYMGPDEKEE; encoded by the coding sequence TTGAACAAATTATTTGCTAAGGGTTTTTTAAATAAGCATCTTGGCTTTTTTATTTTCGCTGTAGTCCTGCTGTGGATTAAAACCTATGCTGCTTATCAAACTGAATTTTCATTAGGCATTGATAATGCCATTCAGCAATTTCTGCTGTTTGTTAACCCGATCAGCTCTGCTGTGCTGTTTCTTGGATTAGCACTTTTTGCAAAAGGAAAAAAGGCGTTTATCTGGATCATCATTATTGATTTCCTTATGTCCTTCCTTTTATATGCGAACCTTGTCTACTACCGTTTCTTTAATGACTTTATTACGGTTCCAACTTTGACGCAGACGAAGAATGCAGGCGACCTTGGACAAAGTCTTGGAGCTCTTGTTAAACCATATGATGTCCTGTACTTCCTGGATGTTGTCATTTTGATGGTTCTAGTATTCGGGAAATTTGTTAAGCCTGAAAATGTTCGAATGAAAGGCAAAAGAGTAGCGACCGTGATCGTTTCAGCTTTTGTTCTGTTCGGAGCAAATCTTGCTCTTGCTGAAATGGACCGTCCACAATTGCTGACACGCACTTTTGACCGAAACTACCTTGTGAAATACCTTGGAATGTACAACTACACAATTTATGATGCGATTCAAAGTTCTAAGTCTTCCGCTCAGCGCGCACTTGCTGACAGCAATGACGTTACAGAAGTACTGAACTATACGAAAGCAACACAGGCCAAGCCAAACCCTGAATATTTCGGCAAAGCTGAAGGCATGAACGTCATCTATATTTCACTTGAATCGCTGCAGACTTTTGCGATCGATTATAAAATTAACGGCGAAGAAGTAACGCCGTTCTTAAACTCACTGACGAAAGACAAGAATACTCTTTACTTTGATAACTTCTTCCATCAAACTGGCCAGGGTAAAACATCTGACGCCGAGTTTATGGTTGAAAACTCATTATACCCACTTCCGCAGGGAGCTGTTTTTACAACAAAAGCTGAAAACACGTATCAGGCAGCACCGGCAATCATGGATCAAAAGGGTTATTCAACCGGCGTATTCCACGGCAACTACAAATCGTTCTGGAATCGCGATGTCATGTATAAATCACTGGGATATGAACAATTCTTCGACGCTGAGTATTACTCAATGAAAGAAGAAGATGTTGTGAACTACGGATTAAAAGACAAACCATTCTTTGAAGAGTCCATTCCGCTCCTAAAATCAATGGAGCAGCCGTTTTACACAAAGTTCATTTCATTAACGAACCATTTCCCTTATCCGATTGAAGAAGATGAGGCTACCATTGACCCTCATACAACCGGAGACGGGTCAGTTGACCGCTACTTCCAAACGGCACGCTACATGGATGAATCTCTTCAGCAGTTTTTTGAAGACCTGAAGAAATCAGGTATGTATGACAATACAATGATCGTCATGTACGGTGACCACTACGGAATTTCAGAAAATCATAACAAAGCGATGTCTCAGGTAATGGGAAAAGAAATCAACGGCTTTGAACACGCTCAGCTGCAGAGAGTTCCGCTCTTCATTCATGCCCCTGGCTTAAAAGGCGGACAGCAGCACCAATTCGGCGGCACAGTTGATATTCGCCCTACTGTTCTTAACTTGCTTGGCGTTGATACAAAAGACTATATCCAAATGGGTACAGACTTGATGTCAAAAGACCACCAGCAAGTAGTACCATTCAGAAACGGTGATTTCGTGACTCCGGAATTCACTTCTGTTGACGGCAAGTTTTATGATACAAAAACAGGAGATCTTGTAAAAGAGAACGAAGAAATACAACAGACGGAAGAAATGGTAGACAAAAAGCTGACAATCTCAGATAAAATCGTCTACGGTGACCTTCTCCGTTTCCACACTCCTGAAGGCTTTAAAAAAGTTGATCCTAATCAGTACCGCTACATGGGTCCTGATGAAAAAGAAGAATAA
- a CDS encoding superoxide dismutase family protein, whose translation MKKHIVSAVLLSAVTALSGCTASSEESAPASGSAAAPVTAEMINSEGIKIGTAVFTEAGKGVSIRLKAEGLPPGIKAIHIHETGKCDKPDFKTAGGHYNPKKKQHGFDNPKGYHAGDLPNIEVNEKGKVDVELQTADVTLMQGKKNSLLDEDGSSLIIHESKDDYQTDPAGNAGNRIACGAVVN comes from the coding sequence ATGAAAAAACATATTGTATCAGCGGTTTTACTGTCTGCTGTCACGGCGCTTAGCGGCTGCACAGCTTCAAGTGAAGAGTCAGCACCTGCGAGCGGGAGTGCTGCTGCTCCGGTTACAGCAGAAATGATAAACAGCGAGGGGATTAAAATTGGAACCGCGGTTTTTACTGAAGCAGGCAAAGGGGTATCAATCAGGCTTAAGGCTGAAGGGCTGCCGCCCGGCATAAAAGCCATTCATATCCATGAAACCGGAAAGTGCGATAAACCGGATTTTAAAACGGCAGGAGGACATTATAATCCGAAGAAAAAACAGCATGGATTCGATAATCCAAAAGGTTATCATGCAGGAGATCTTCCTAACATTGAAGTTAACGAGAAGGGGAAGGTGGATGTGGAACTGCAGACTGCAGATGTTACCTTGATGCAGGGGAAAAAGAATTCCCTGCTTGATGAGGATGGAAGTTCGCTGATTATCCACGAGTCGAAAGACGATTATCAGACGGATCCGGCAGGAAATGCAGGAAACCGGATTGCCTGCGGAGCTGTCGTGAACTGA
- a CDS encoding LysM peptidoglycan-binding domain-containing protein, translated as MKKKILGLTASAVIGSGLIGSAASAASVTIQKGDSLWKLSRDYKTTIQTIKQTNKLTSEVIYPGQVLQISGAQNAKPSAPKPASVKKPASAAAYTVKSGDSLWVIASKHKVSVNELKSWNSLKSDLIRPGQVLKVSKASSAPAPQAPVQSPKPAAQTPQTSTYKVQLGDYLGKIANKFDLTVSELKAMNNLKSDTIYAGQVLKVKGSGAQPPKEVEETKPSASSKIDTMIAEAKKHIGVPYRWGGNTPSGFDCSGYMYYVLNKVTSVSRLSTAGYWDIMTSVSSPQKGDFVYFTTYKAGPSHMGIYLGNGEFIHASSSGVTVSKMDNSYWKARYLGAKRYLK; from the coding sequence ATGAAAAAGAAGATTCTCGGGTTGACTGCTTCAGCTGTCATAGGCTCAGGCCTCATTGGTTCTGCAGCTTCAGCAGCAAGTGTAACCATACAAAAAGGCGATTCGCTGTGGAAATTGTCACGTGACTATAAAACAACGATTCAAACAATTAAACAAACAAATAAATTAACGAGTGAAGTGATTTACCCTGGACAAGTCCTTCAAATCTCAGGTGCTCAAAATGCAAAACCGTCAGCCCCAAAACCTGCATCAGTAAAAAAACCAGCGTCTGCCGCTGCATACACTGTGAAGTCAGGTGATTCACTTTGGGTTATTGCGTCAAAACATAAAGTATCGGTAAATGAACTGAAAAGCTGGAACAGCCTTAAATCAGATTTGATCCGGCCGGGTCAGGTTTTAAAAGTCAGCAAAGCATCATCAGCACCTGCACCGCAAGCTCCTGTGCAAAGTCCAAAACCAGCAGCCCAGACACCTCAAACGTCTACATATAAGGTTCAGCTTGGCGACTATCTTGGGAAAATTGCGAATAAGTTTGATTTAACGGTCTCTGAACTGAAAGCAATGAATAATCTGAAATCTGATACCATATATGCAGGACAGGTTCTCAAAGTTAAAGGTTCAGGAGCACAGCCGCCTAAAGAAGTGGAAGAAACAAAGCCATCTGCAAGCAGTAAAATAGATACAATGATTGCCGAAGCTAAAAAACACATCGGAGTTCCGTACCGCTGGGGCGGAAATACCCCGTCAGGTTTTGACTGCAGCGGCTATATGTACTATGTACTGAACAAAGTAACGTCCGTATCCCGCCTGAGCACTGCAGGCTACTGGGATATTATGACGTCTGTAAGCTCTCCGCAAAAAGGTGACTTCGTTTATTTCACTACTTATAAAGCAGGTCCATCCCATATGGGGATCTACCTTGGCAATGGTGAATTTATTCACGCAAGCTCATCGGGTGTAACGGTTTCGAAGATGGACAACTCCTACTGGAAAGCAAGGTACCTGGGAGCTAAAAGATATTTGAAATAA